TCGCGGCGGGTGGGGCGGCCGTGGGGGTGGTGGCAACGGGTCTCGACGTCGCCTACCCGCGCCGTCACCGCTACCTCCACCGCAGGGTCCGGGAGGCGGGCGTCCTGGTGAGCGAGGTCGGCTACGGCGTCGGGCCGACTCGCGAGCGCTTCCCGGTCCGCAACAGGATCATCGCCGGGCTGGCCGATGTCGTCGTCGTGGTCGAGGCGACCGCGCGTGGTGGCGCCCGGATCACCGCCGACCACGCCCTCTCATACGGGCGCTCCGTTCTGGCCGTTCCCGGCTCGCGACGCAACCCCGCCGCAGAGGGGTGCAACGAGCTCCTGGCCGACGGCGCCCAGCCACTCCTGAGACCGGGCGACATCCTCGAGGCACTCGGCCTGTGCGAGGGGGCGACCCGGCTCCGGTGGGCGACGGCCCCACCCCCGCGATCGGTCGCCGCGAAGCAACTTCTCGGGGCGCTGGGGGGTGAGCCGGCGACGAACGACGATCTCCGGTCGCGCCTCGACTGGTCGCCCAACGCGCTCGCCGTGGCGCTGGCCGAGGTGGAGGTGGCCGGCCACGTTCGTCGGGCGCACGGCCGCTGGTGGCCGGTGTAGTCGCGATGGCTACGGTGACGCCATGGGCTTCAACCCGTTCGGGAAGAACAGGACCAGCGGCGCCGACATCGCGATGGTCGTCGTCGCGTTCGTGGTGGCCGCCGCGCTCGTCGCCTGGGCCGTCCTCGCCTGACGCTCGTCGTCACACGTCGCGTCTCAGAAGGCCGCCTCCACCACGGTCACGGTCGGGTCGCCGTCCCTCGGCCAGAGCACCGACGCGACGTCGAAACGCAGGTCGGTGCCGCGAGCCGGGTGCTCGTCGAGCCACCGGGTGGCCAGGTGGCGGATTCGCCGCTGCTTCTCGCGCGTCACGGCCTCCACCGGAGCGCCGAAACGCGTGGAACGCCGGGTCTTCACCTCGCAGAACACGAGCGTTCGTCCGCACGCCGCCACGAGATCCAGCTCACCGTCGCGGCACCGCCAGTTGCGGTCGACGATGTCGAAGCCGTTCCGGCGGTACCAGTCGGCCACCACCTGCTCCCCTGCGGCGCCCAGCGCCTGCCGGCGGTCGCCCACGTCAGAGCTCGGGGGCGGCGAGCTCCTCGACGTTCACGTCCTTGA
This Acidimicrobiia bacterium DNA region includes the following protein-coding sequences:
- the dprA gene encoding DNA-processing protein DprA, which codes for MSVPDRRAALRLVCLPDMTPARLWALLWTFGAHDAALGAVTEGRAREAHGARGTRTAISPWLARRWSTACTSGELDQLLDGRSPHVWLSGDDGFPIDVPPSVSPTPPAVLLGEGSRPDVLRRKRVAVVGTRSASVHGCADARAIGETLAEAGVTVVSGLALGVDGAAHEGAIAAGGAAVGVVATGLDVAYPRRHRYLHRRVREAGVLVSEVGYGVGPTRERFPVRNRIIAGLADVVVVVEATARGGARITADHALSYGRSVLAVPGSRRNPAAEGCNELLADGAQPLLRPGDILEALGLCEGATRLRWATAPPPRSVAAKQLLGALGGEPATNDDLRSRLDWSPNALAVALAEVEVAGHVRRAHGRWWPV
- a CDS encoding YraN family protein, with the protein product MGDRRQALGAAGEQVVADWYRRNGFDIVDRNWRCRDGELDLVAACGRTLVFCEVKTRRSTRFGAPVEAVTREKQRRIRHLATRWLDEHPARGTDLRFDVASVLWPRDGDPTVTVVEAAF